Genomic segment of Ruegeria sp. TM1040:
CCTGGTGCCCGCGAATTCTCCGCTCGGGCAGCTTGAGGGCGGCACCAACATGGTGGTGATCGAGGGCGACGCCATCGAACAAGTGGTGCTGCGCGGCCCCGGCGCGGGCGAAGGCCCCACCGCCAGTGCGGTGATGGGCGATGTGCTCGACATTGCGCGCGGCCTGCGGATCTCGACCTTTGGCCAGCCGGCCACGACGCTCTCGAAAGAACCAGCCGCACAAACCGGCCTGCCTGCGCCCTATTATGTGCGTATGGCGCTGCAGGACAAACCCGGCGCGCTGGCCAAAGTCGCCGCAGCATTGGGGGATGCGGGGGTCTCTATCCACCGGATGCGCCAGTATGATCACGCCACCACAGTGGCTCCGGTGTTGATCGTGACTCACAAATGCACGTCTGCCATGCTGGAACAGGCCCTTGAGGCGCTGGCCGCAACAGGCGTGGTTGAAGGCGCCCCCGTGGCGCTGCGCATCGAAGAGCTGTGAGGCAGAACCTCTGAAACGCGCCGCGTGCGCGCGCTCGGGTGCAAATGCCCAAGGGCGCGCTCAAGGCGCAAAATATATGTTGTTAGCGACATCAGCCGCGCTGCAGCCTTGCCCCCGTGGGGCTGGGCGGGCTATGCCGGGCGAGATCGCGCAAGTTTGAGATAGGATTACTGGGAATGACTTCGACCACCGCCGACGCGCCGTTTCACGACCGCCTGCTGTCCCTGGGCCTCGCCCGAGTTGCGGAACAGGCTGCTCTGGCCTCTGCCCCGCTGATCGGACGCGGCGATGAAAAGGCCGCAGACCAAGCCGCCGTAAACGCGATGCGCGAACAGCTGAACCTTCTGGACATCGCCGGTGTGGTGGTGATCGGCGAAGGCGAGCGCGACGAGGCGCCGATGCTCTATATCGGCGAGGAAGTGGGCACCGGCAACGGCCCCGGCGTGGACATCGCGCTGGACCCGCTCGAAGGCACCACGCTCACCGCAAAGGACATGCCCAACGCGCTCACCGTGATCGCCATGGGTCCACGTGGCTCCATGCTGCATGCGCCCGACACCTATATGGACAAGCTGGCCGTGGGTCCGGGCTACCCCGAGGGCGTGGTCTCTCTGGACATGTCGCCACGCGAACGCGTTGAGGCGCTGGCCAAGGCCAAGGGCTGCACACCCGCGGACATCACTGTCTGCATCCTGGAACGTCCCCGCCATGAGGCGATGATCGCTGAGGTGCGCGAAACCGGCGCGTCAATCCGCCTGATCACCGACGGCGATGTGGCGGGCGTCATGCATTGCGCAGAAGCAGAGGTCACAGGCATCGACATGTATATGGGCCAAGGCGGCGCGCCCGAAGGCGTGCTGGCGGCAGCGGCGCTCAAATGCATGGGCGGTCAGATCTTTGGCCGTCTCTTGTTCCGCAACGACGACGAAAAAGCCCGCGCCGCCAAGGCCGGCATCACCGATCTGGACCGCGTCTATTCCCGCGACGAGATGGTGACACAGGATGTGATCTTTGCCGCTACCGGCGTCACCGGAGGCTCGCTGCTGCCGCGCATCAAGCGTGAGCCGGGCTGGGTCGAGACCACCACACTGCTGATGCGCTCCAAGACCGGCTCGGTGCGCCGCATGAGCTATCGCACACCTCTGAGCGCGCATCAGTAACCCAGAACAAACCTCAGCGCTTGCAGCGCGGAGCGGGATTTAGGTATTTGGGAAAAGATGAAGGCCGGGTCCCGCGCGGGTCCGGCCTTTTTTACACAGAAGACGAGGGAATAGAGTTGAGCTTTCTGGGTGTCGAGACCTCACTGACCGGACGCCGCTGGGTGGGACCCGGTGTGGATCAGGCCCGCGCAAGCGAGCATCTGGCGCAGGAAACCGGGCTACCTCCTGCGGTGTGTCAGGTCCTCGCACGCCGGGGCGTGCCCGCGCATGAGGCCACCGGGTTTCTGACGCCGCAGCTCAAGGATCTCTTGCCCGATCCGCGCCGCATGAAGGACATGGAGACCGCAGCAGCGCGCTTTCTGCAAGCCGTGGAGCGGCGCGAGCGGATTGCGATCTTTGCCGATTATGACGTCGATGGCGGCTCTTCGGCGGCGCTTTTGCTGGTGTACCTGCGACAGATGGGCCAGCAGGCGACACTATATATTCCGGATCGCATTGATGAGGGTTATGGCCCCAATGATGCGGCAATGGCGGCGCTGGCGCGCGATCATGACCTTATCATCTGCGTGGACTGTGGCACACTTTCGCACGGGCCCATCGCAGCGGCGAAGGGCGCGGATGTGGTGGTTCTGGATCACCACCTTGGCGGCGAGACCCTGCCCGACTGCGTGGCAGTGGTGAACCCCAACCGGCAGGATGAGGACGGCGATCTGGGCTATTTCTGCGCCGCTGGTGTGGTGTTCCTGATGCTCGTCGAGGTGCGCCGTCAGGCGCGCGACAAGGGGCTTGGCGCAGGCCCTGATCTGATGGCGATGCTCGATCTGGTGGCGCTGGCCACCGTGGCAGATGTGGCCCCCCTGATCGGCGCGAACCGCGCGCTGGTGCGCCAAGGCCTGAAGGTGATGGGGCGACGCCAACGTCCGGGTCTGGTTGCCCTCGCGGATGTGAGCCGGATGGATGCGGCGCCCTCAACCTATCACCTCGGCTTTCTCCTGGGGCCGCGGGTCAATGCGGGCGGGCGGATCGGCAAGGCGGACCTTGGTGCGCGCCTGCTGTCGACGGATGACCCGCATGAGGCTGCTGCGCTCTCCGAACGGCTTGACCAGCTCAATACGGAGCGGCGCGACATTGAGAACGCGGTGCGTGCTGCCGCACTGGAACAGGCCGAGGCGCGCGGCTTTGACGCGCCTTTGGTCTGGGCGGCGGGGGAAGGCTGGCATCCGGGCGTGGTCGGCATCGTCGCCTCGCGCCTCAAGGAAGCAACGGGCCGACCTGCGGTGGTCATCGGCCTAGACGGCGAAGAGGGCAAAGGATCGGGACGCTCTGTCTCGGGCATCGACCTTGGGGCCTCGATCCAGAAGGTCGCAATGGAAGGGCTGCTCTTGAAGGGCGGCGGGCACAAGATGGCTGCGGGCCTCACGGTGGCGCGCGGCCAGCTGGAACCCGCGATGGCCCGCCTTGCAGAGCTCTTGGACAAACAGGGCGCAGGCGATCTGGGCCCCGCGGATCTGAAGCTCGACGGGATGCTGATGCCCGGCGCCGCCAGCGTGGAGTTGATCGAGCAGATCGAACAGGCCGGGCCGTTTGGCGCTGGGGCCCCTGCCCCCCGCTATGGGTTTCCTGACGTCGCCGTACGCTTTGCCAAACGGGTTGGAGAATCGCATCTCAAGGTCAGTTTCACCGATGGGATGGGCGGCAATATCGACGCCATCGCCTTTGGCGCCTTTGACACCAACCTCGGGCCGCGCTTGCTCGAACACGGAGGCGCGCGCTTTCATGTCTCCGGACGGCTAGAGGTCAACACCTGGGGCGGGCGCCAAAGCGCGCAATTGCGACTGGAGGACGCAGCCGAGGCCTGAACCTCGCTAGAAATGGCGAGGACTTCGCCTGTGGATAAGAATTTTCCGCTGTAGATGTTTTTTTCCCTTGCGACGCCCGCCGCAAAACCCTAAACACCCGCTCACACCAAGAGTGCTCCGTTCGTCTATCGGTTAGGACGCCAGGTTTTCAACCTGGAAAGAGGGGTTCGATTCCCCTACGGAGTACCACTTTACTCTCCCGTAGAATTGCAGATCAGACATGACCTCGCTGCTAGGCTGCGAGTCTCAGCGTGCGCACCCTTTTTGCGGCTCGCGTCGTACTGCATTGATAAATATACCTTTTGTCTGAATGTGCGGAGCTTCTCAAAAACTTTGGGATTTGTGTTATTTTCCTCTTGCACGGCCGCGCGTGCTTCAGTAAACACCCGCTCACACCAAGAGTGCTCCGTTCGTCTATCGGTTAGGACGCCAGGTTTTCAACCTGGAAAGAGGGGTTCGATTCCCCTACGGAGTACCATTTTTCTCTCTGAAAAATTGGCGCATTCCACCACTCACGCACCGCCGAGAAGCAGGGGATTATCCTGTTGAGGAAATCGTCGCGCGCAGGCGCGACAGGGCTTCTGCCTGCTCATCAAGATCATTGAGGCAGGCGCCCAGAACCACCCCATTGAAGGCGCCCGCGCGGCGGCTGTAGCTTGAGAGCGCCTCCGCACCCACACCGGCTGCGCGTGCGGCTGTTGTCACGGTCTGATCGCAAATTTCGGGACGCAGATGCAGCACGACCTGCATGCCAGCTTGATAATCCTCCACATGGCCCACATCAGAGAAATCCGAGCGCAACCGCGCGATCAGGGTCCGGTGCCGTTCCGCATAGATTCGGCGCACCCGGCGCAGGTGCCGGTAGAACTCTCCGTGCTGCATAAACTCCGC
This window contains:
- the recJ gene encoding single-stranded-DNA-specific exonuclease RecJ, which translates into the protein MSFLGVETSLTGRRWVGPGVDQARASEHLAQETGLPPAVCQVLARRGVPAHEATGFLTPQLKDLLPDPRRMKDMETAAARFLQAVERRERIAIFADYDVDGGSSAALLLVYLRQMGQQATLYIPDRIDEGYGPNDAAMAALARDHDLIICVDCGTLSHGPIAAAKGADVVVLDHHLGGETLPDCVAVVNPNRQDEDGDLGYFCAAGVVFLMLVEVRRQARDKGLGAGPDLMAMLDLVALATVADVAPLIGANRALVRQGLKVMGRRQRPGLVALADVSRMDAAPSTYHLGFLLGPRVNAGGRIGKADLGARLLSTDDPHEAAALSERLDQLNTERRDIENAVRAAALEQAEARGFDAPLVWAAGEGWHPGVVGIVASRLKEATGRPAVVIGLDGEEGKGSGRSVSGIDLGASIQKVAMEGLLLKGGGHKMAAGLTVARGQLEPAMARLAELLDKQGAGDLGPADLKLDGMLMPGAASVELIEQIEQAGPFGAGAPAPRYGFPDVAVRFAKRVGESHLKVSFTDGMGGNIDAIAFGAFDTNLGPRLLEHGGARFHVSGRLEVNTWGGRQSAQLRLEDAAEA
- the glpX gene encoding class II fructose-bisphosphatase, with translation MTSTTADAPFHDRLLSLGLARVAEQAALASAPLIGRGDEKAADQAAVNAMREQLNLLDIAGVVVIGEGERDEAPMLYIGEEVGTGNGPGVDIALDPLEGTTLTAKDMPNALTVIAMGPRGSMLHAPDTYMDKLAVGPGYPEGVVSLDMSPRERVEALAKAKGCTPADITVCILERPRHEAMIAEVRETGASIRLITDGDVAGVMHCAEAEVTGIDMYMGQGGAPEGVLAAAALKCMGGQIFGRLLFRNDDEKARAAKAGITDLDRVYSRDEMVTQDVIFAATGVTGGSLLPRIKREPGWVETTTLLMRSKTGSVRRMSYRTPLSAHQ